ATTTCAAGTTAatgatagtaaatattttaaatctgaaAGTCTAATTTATAATTGCAGACGCACAAACTCTACGCGTTGAGGTACTGGGGCTGTGAACTTCTGTGCCTCATCAACATCGTTGCCCAGCTGTGGATGATGGATGCCTTCTTCAACGGCGAGTTCTTCTCTTACGGCACGCGTGTTCTGGGGTACAGCGAAGTACCACAGGAAGAAAGGtagaatattgttttaaatatattttggaaCTTTTTCACTGTCAATAATTTTGTGCTTAATTAAGAATATACATTagtttttttgagttttatttatgtatgtaataatggGAATATACATGATTGCATTActtgcgacaaagtcagccctgcggtcaccaacccgcctgcccagcgtggtgaccatgggcaaaacacatgagttcacgccatttttggcgtgaacttgtggaggtctatgtccagtagtggactgcgaaatgctgctgtgatgatgatgatgatatgattgCATAATGTGTATTTACACAGATAATTTTTGGAATTGCATAAATCACTTAAAATCTTGCAGTATCAATCTTGGCTGAAACGTTCGCATTGTTTTACCCACTTGGGGCTATCTTGAGTTTTGCTTTTCTTCTTAATTAGAGAAAATGCCTACTCATTACCAGTGGAAATAATTTGTGTATTGGCATTAACATTCGACCATCTATCTTTACAGATACGATCCAATGATCTACGTGTTCCCTCGCGTCACGAAGTGCACCTTCCACAAGTATGGTGCGTCCGGGACCATACAAACGCACGATTCGCTATGCATCTTGCCTCTGAACATCGTCAACGAAAAGACTTACGTCTTCCTGTGGTTCTGGTACATCATATTGGCCGTCATACTTGTATTGCTCGTTATATAtaggtaaattttttttatttaaattttattcttgtatttttaggaacttatttttaataaattctacatgtgtttagtatatttaatcatataattactagctgacccgcaaacgttgttttgccatacatgttattaacccccttaatacccccccttataacttatctgtatgaaaaacagatgttggctgattctcaaatctacccgatatgcacacaaaatttcataaaaatcagtccagccgtttcggaggagtattgtaactaacattgtgagacgagaattttatatataagatttttcactgattattttttgttcaatctcaataatataacctatgtcactcctgaatcactattcattcattatttactatctgttagtaaaagaattttcgtgatcggatcagaaTTTGCGAAGATTATATCCTACAAACAAACAGAgtaactttacctctttataatattagtataattatagtttttttttaaatttatattctctATGCAGTTAAATAAATTGGAATGTTTAATATGTCTTTAAGAGTGACAGATGATATTTCTATATCGTACACTCGGTACATTCGAAGACAACGAATTTATACCTAggagtataaaaatatattgtataaataaataatgtctaATACTTGATAGAATTGTCGATCCAAAGTGCTGTAGCAAGAACTTACATTATCCTCTAATCTTCCCTAATTAGTTCAGGTATATTTGAAACCATTTAAATCCCGTCAGTTCCGCTGTTTACATTATGATAAATATTCATCGGAATGTAGAGTGCATTGGGCGCCTTTCTCAGTggaatatttgaatattatgtaGATAAGCTTAGAACAAGTGGGTATTGTCTGAAGATAATCTAATGTTGCTGGTTTAAAAAATGATGGAAGATGTCTGCGGACCTAGAAAGAGTTATTAAGCGATTGTTAATAGTGCATAAGATTGGGTGTATTACTGTAGTTTGTAATGCACATTGtgttaaaattgtacttaattttaaaatttaatgtttttgcatcgtattattataacttattggtagttaatttaaaaatgtagattATCTTTATGTGCGTGTGTAATTATAACTTACCTTATGACCTacctatgtatattttaaaaatttattttatttcgttgttttttatgttaaaatgtttaaaattatgtttctgATGATATGATGACTTCCAAGTTTCAGACATTTTGACTAGCCTATACATATACTCACCAAAGCCAATAGTGTTTTTTATTGTGCTTCTTTTTCCAAATGACTGTTAGAACGAAATAATCGCTTACACTCtacaataaatgtaattatatataaattattcacagattaataataatcttcGTGCCATCTGTGAGGCCTCGTCTACTACACGCCAGGTCACGTACCATCCCCATGGAGTCAGCGGTCATCGTGTCCACTCGCACGGACGTGGGCGACTGGTGGCTGCTATACATGCTCGCCAGGAACATGGACCCGCTTATATATAGGTATGGCCTTCAAAAACTACTTTGAGAGGCAAATGTTCTCAATTAGTGGGGAaagttcttatttttatttatttatttatttattcttaatgtacaccgaaatacagacacatataaagaaagatacaatacaagatgtacaaaggcgatcttatcgctaaatagcgatttcttccagataacctttgcgtactggacacgatacagtagcagcggttagaagtttgcacaaattaaggaggaaaaatcaataagaaatagataaaaactacgatatgatagatttatataattattaaagaaaaaaatacatcttCTGGgtaccatatatattattaagtttgATTTTGGTTCTGACTGCAAGtagacattttaaatttaaagtttttgtaaTGTTGCAGGAATGTGgtacgtttttttttgcataCGAGTGCCTTATATCTAGTTATCTAACTAGATAAGGAAACGAATATTTCATTCGTATGGTTATTACAAACGTTTATCAAGAAGTGTGCTGTTAGCAGACAGCGACTGTTAGCAGCACGATTGATATTTTAGGCGATCAATGAGTATATATCCTTATTGGTCTTTTTTAAGAACATTGAGACCTGAATTGATCTGAGAAGTGAATTTTCCGTCatggaataaaataaatgaggaggataataattattatctttaactttatttttgacattttttaagtaacagtcaacaaaaaacaactaaattattttttaggaAATCCTTAACCACAACCGCAGTATTGTTAGCACAAAGGCGTGTAAATCATGAttactttgtaattatttattaatctgaaTTAATCTTATCTTCCAGAGATCTAATATCGGAGCTAATAAAGCGAATGGGGGAGAAAAGCGGCCCCCGAGCGTGACGACCACCGAAACTCGCCACCATCGCTGTCGTCGGCGACTGATGGTGCTAACaagttttgtatataaaatttattccaaGCTTCGAGTCTAGCTGCAAAGAGGCGGTGAGACAAGAGTGTAGCACACATTGGCTCATACCTTATGTATATTGATGTAATGAGCCAAGCTTGTATCACAACCCTAGGGTACATTATGACTCATTACAGTAAatgtatgaatttattttataattttaatattatgtgtattatatgttaGCGTTGGTGAGCCAAGAGTGTCGCTCACCTTGGCTCATATCTTATGTATACAGTTATGCAATGAGCCAAGAGTGTATCACGACACCAGGGTACACTATGACTCATTACGGCAAAagtatgaatttattttataattttagtgttatgtatattttttggttATACTTTGGCACTGCGTTTTATTACTGTATACGTTTAATATTGTATGGTTTTAGTTCACATTTGGATCATTATTGATGATGTTATTAACCagatgtgattttaatttaatctcttAACTTTACAAAGATTAATTGTACTTTAACTCtcgaaatatgttttattttgtgacaatacaataaattatgaaataaatctcaataataatcaattttaaaaaggtTGACAGAATCGAACTTGTTGTGAAAGGAAACGATATCGTTTGTTTGAAAAATACGTATGAAATGCTTACAATACTGGTGtatgtataatgtattattatattaagactCAAGTCCATTCCAAACAAGTTTGCGGGAAGCATACATTATATACACTTTCTAAAATTgctaaatcaaaaaaaaaaaaaacgaaataatcgAAGTatcatttatactttttttttaattaatcgtgTTTTAAATGTACTTTTAATGTTCCTAATTattctctaaaatatttttcaaaatgacTTAAGACGAAGTGTCGATAGTGCATTATATAGAATCTAATACAAGTGCTATTTGCACGATAAGAAAGGCCTTAGATATTATTAGGTTTAATTAAGTGTTAAGCGAACACAAGTGAACAATCACTGCCATTTTTGTAACGTTTTCAACTCgaaataattaaagtataagCTTTTTATAGAATCTCTCCTTTTCTCTCTAGAAACCGACAATATATCagtcaatataaattaaaggtgATGAAGTTCGAGTATTTTCCACAATGAGAGCAAATGACAACAATTGTCGTTGGTACGCAAATTTTTAGAATGTGGTATAGAACCTCGCTACGGAGTACTCGAATGGGATTTGTACCATTTTAGTATTATACAAAATGACTGatgtttatattatgaataattgCCAACTTGGTTGATTTTGGATACTAGGTTTCTTCACTCCTAGCTTTCTTTCACTACCCCTTTACCAATTAACGCATTTTAAGCTCGCTGCGAGAACTTTTCGTATTGTGTATGTGTCCTTAAAAAAACTAACGCGTTTTATTTGGGGCTACTATACGAAGAAATGTTGCAAGTAACTGAGGAGCTATTCGCTAATTCGCTAATTCGAACAGCAATTGTGCGCGTGATTGGTTTGTTCATCTATTACTAGTACTGACAAATAGCGTTGCGGGAAATTGTGTTTTGATAACTTAAgtgtaataaacatacatataatcacacctctttcccgtaggggtagacagagaccacttctttccacttgctacgatccttacatacttctttcgttTCATCcattttcattattcccttcatacatgctcttcggtttaggtactcttgacctggccttttttcaagacgtcccttatttggtctcggaacgtcctaatttgaaacaatattgtaatattcCGTTTCagacaatttttaaattgaaattataaatgacataattttaaaattgaaaattgcaTGAACGgtgattttattgtaaatacttCCAAATACTGATTGATTCCATGACACGTtagaaaagaatattttttgctattttttttattatgaaatgaaCTTGTGAATCTTATGATCATAGAAAtattgtataagtattattgtattttttattactgactTCTTCCGATTATAAGTATTATACTATATCTATCTCACAATATTCGTATGTGTGAAAGAGACAACAATAAAACGATCTGTTTCGACTCGAATGTTTTAAATGAAGGTTGTTATTAGATTAAAAGTTAAAGTATACGGTATTTTAAAGTTCGCAGATTGTAAGGGACCTGatgtttttattcaatatttcttTGCACGATACAAGTGTTGCCATTTTTCATGGATTTATGATCAAagcgctgttttttttttacaaattgaaacAGATTAAAAACGTTATTGtgagtttttttatttagacaTTGTTTGCTAGGCTTAGTTGGTGTTTAAGGGTTGTTCCACAAGTAATTTTATACTTGtagaaaaattacttattacaaGCAATAccttaataacttatttttactCTTTATCAAAACTTACAGtattaactttaaaactaatatttctATAGTTTTACTGTCTTCTTCAATTGTCTATACTGTctccttttttaatatttttcggttatctggataattttttttatcgtaattgTATCTTAACAAATTTTCATATCAcgtatcatatatattaaattgaattatctAAGGTTGTCTGAAAGGAATCGCTCTTTTTAGcgataaaaataactttgtatGCGATGTTTAGTTGTATTTTTGGTGTactgaatattattatactaccGTAACTTACGTATGAAAGATGAGAACTTTTGTGTCTTAGGCAATTGCctctaatattttaatgaatattaagtGTTATGCATAGAAAGTTCAAATCTCccgttttaaattacaaactgTATGTGCCAATAACtccgtttattatattataaaagacaTTTAATATAAGGCTATGCATATCATAATTAGTTAATgctattatacattttatatatgttttttattttattgtaaacgtcaagttttaatatgattttttttgtactttatttttaatattaatatcaatttaaatttcgtagcacaaattttcttttgaaatgaaaaaaatatgtgtttgtttggtaattttttaaagttcgcAAAAAAGGAACTGAGTAAAAAGTATAGACTGCATAATGccttttatatatacaatatgtGTTGGTGTGTAGTGTATGTATGAggaattatgatttttatatcaaaactacGTCAATTTTCGTAATTGAGCAATAATCAACTAAAATTTCGATTATAAATATCGTGAAAgatcattttacaatttattgtaAGCGCCATCTAGCGCGATCTATTAGAACTGATTAACGCCATCTAGCGTAATTATTGTGAATTAAAAACGTAAAGGCCTGATGCGTGTTCATTTATATTGTGCCTCgtgatttatatattaagacgtttttttgatatattttacaaattcgaAAGCCAATTTTTAAGTGTTAATATATTGAGAATTGTTAAGTTTTCTCATGTTTGTCGTGCCGTAATGTACCGTAGCGAGGATGTATCTCTACACATTatgtaaagataataataataataataatttattctttattgtacacataacaataatttataaaataattcgcaaaaagaaatgtaaaaagagatgtaaataatttaaagaaaataactgCTCAGAAAACTTGACCAACATTTTACCAATGTTATAAAATGTAGCTTT
This is a stretch of genomic DNA from Melitaea cinxia chromosome 2, ilMelCinx1.1, whole genome shotgun sequence. It encodes these proteins:
- the LOC123666513 gene encoding innexin inx1 → MFKLLGGLSVYFKYQPIKTDNAVFRLHNIFTTVLLLACSVIITATQYVGQPIQCIVGKGIPEHVVNTFCWITSTFTMPDAFAREVGKEVAHPGVMNEYDSSQDKKYYTYYQWVCFVLFLQAIMCYTPKYLWDAFEGGLLRTIVMGLNVGVCREQEKEKKKDAIINYLIRHERTHKLYALRYWGCELLCLINIVAQLWMMDAFFNGEFFSYGTRVLGYSEVPQEERYDPMIYVFPRVTKCTFHKYGASGTIQTHDSLCILPLNIVNEKTYVFLWFWYIILAVILVLLVIYRLIIIFVPSVRPRLLHARSRTIPMESAVIVSTRTDVGDWWLLYMLARNMDPLIYRDLISELIKRMGEKSGPRA